The following are from one region of the Microbacterium sp. BK668 genome:
- a CDS encoding aldehyde dehydrogenase (NADP(+)): protein MIATADASAAAADVDAALAGIDATARELRRQSPAVRARQLSAIADALEGHRAELVAIAAGETNLEAARLNAELTRTTNQLRMFGRVVTDSRSRTEVDPADHVSGTPDVRRTTRPVGPVAVFAAGNFPFAFGVAGGDTASALAAGCPVVVKRHPGHPRLSVRTAEIVVQALAGAGAPHGTFRSVDGFDAGVALVQHPSIRAAAFTGSTAGGRALFDLAASRDRPIPFYGELGSMNPVFLLPDAVHADPGGVADGLVESFTMGAGQYCTKPGLVFHPSDYDLAGILAERLADSATLAMLSASGKDRYLRAVEQVAASTAVRIASGRLGDSVPLVLTTSLDEFIADIDRLQNECFGPATLLIEYDDVAQLVGAARALEGSLTASIFTSRETDAEDRAARTGLTALLDELAELAGRIIFNGWPTGVPVGRATTHGGPYPSSTAVLHTSVGVHAIDRFLRPITYQNAPPALLPVGLRNGSEHEGEES from the coding sequence ATGATTGCGACGGCCGACGCCAGCGCCGCGGCCGCCGATGTCGATGCAGCTCTCGCGGGCATCGACGCCACGGCCCGTGAACTCCGGCGGCAGAGCCCCGCGGTGCGAGCCCGACAGCTGAGCGCGATCGCCGATGCTCTCGAGGGGCACCGTGCCGAGCTGGTCGCAATCGCCGCCGGGGAGACGAACCTCGAGGCCGCTCGATTGAACGCCGAGCTGACCCGCACCACCAACCAGCTTCGGATGTTCGGGCGGGTCGTCACCGACTCCCGGTCTCGGACCGAAGTCGATCCGGCAGACCACGTGTCCGGAACGCCCGATGTCCGACGCACGACGCGGCCCGTCGGCCCTGTTGCGGTTTTCGCCGCCGGCAACTTCCCGTTCGCGTTCGGTGTGGCCGGTGGCGACACCGCGTCTGCGCTGGCCGCCGGGTGCCCTGTCGTTGTGAAGCGGCATCCCGGGCACCCTCGGCTCTCCGTTCGCACGGCCGAGATCGTCGTCCAGGCGCTGGCGGGGGCCGGCGCGCCCCACGGTACCTTCCGCAGCGTGGACGGCTTCGACGCGGGGGTCGCGCTCGTCCAGCATCCGTCCATCCGCGCCGCAGCCTTCACGGGATCCACCGCGGGTGGAAGGGCGCTCTTCGACCTGGCCGCTTCGCGCGACCGGCCGATCCCGTTCTACGGCGAGCTCGGCAGCATGAATCCCGTGTTCCTGCTGCCCGACGCCGTGCACGCCGATCCCGGAGGCGTCGCCGACGGGCTGGTCGAATCATTCACGATGGGAGCCGGGCAGTACTGCACCAAGCCGGGGCTCGTCTTCCACCCCTCCGACTACGACCTGGCCGGCATCCTCGCGGAACGCCTTGCAGACTCCGCGACGCTCGCTATGCTGAGCGCCTCGGGCAAAGACCGCTATCTGCGGGCCGTCGAGCAGGTCGCGGCGTCGACGGCCGTGCGCATCGCGTCGGGGCGCCTCGGCGACTCCGTGCCGCTGGTGCTCACCACGTCGCTCGACGAGTTCATCGCCGACATCGATCGCCTTCAGAACGAGTGCTTCGGCCCCGCCACGCTGCTCATCGAGTATGACGATGTCGCCCAGCTGGTCGGTGCCGCCCGCGCGCTCGAAGGATCGCTGACCGCATCCATTTTCACGAGTCGGGAGACGGATGCTGAAGACCGCGCCGCTCGGACGGGGCTTACGGCTCTGCTCGACGAGCTGGCGGAGCTGGCCGGGCGGATCATCTTCAACGGGTGGCCGACCGGGGTCCCCGTGGGTCGAGCGACCACGCACGGAGGCCCGTACCCGTCATCGACAGCGGTGCTGCACACCTCCGTGGGCGTGCACGCCATCGACCGATTCCTCCGGCCGATCACCTACCAGAACGCGCCACCCGCGCTGCTGCCGGTCGGGTTGCGAAACGGGTCAGAACACGAGGGAGAAGAGTCGTGA
- a CDS encoding ThuA domain-containing protein encodes MTDVRKNALVVRGGWDGHQPYETTALFLPFLHDHGFEVRVEEGSGIYADVDYLETVDLIVQCNTMNTIEKAEIAGLIGAVRSGTGLVGWHGGIADSYRNSADYLQLIGGQFAHHPSKAQPEDLPDDAARNFVRYTVNIVPEQADHPLVRGLADFELTTEQYWVLSDDYNDVLATTTLAARDYDPWNRPVTCPAVWTRQWGEGLIVVVTPGHQLDIVEDANVRTIIERGMLWAAR; translated from the coding sequence GTGACGGACGTGAGGAAGAACGCGCTCGTGGTGCGCGGCGGATGGGACGGCCACCAGCCGTACGAGACCACCGCGCTGTTCCTGCCCTTCCTCCACGACCACGGCTTCGAGGTGCGCGTGGAGGAGGGGAGCGGGATCTACGCGGATGTGGACTACCTGGAGACCGTGGATCTGATCGTGCAGTGCAACACGATGAACACGATCGAGAAAGCGGAGATCGCCGGGCTCATCGGAGCGGTCCGCTCCGGCACCGGACTGGTGGGCTGGCACGGTGGCATCGCGGATTCGTATCGCAACAGCGCCGACTACCTGCAACTGATCGGCGGCCAGTTCGCCCACCATCCGTCCAAGGCGCAGCCCGAGGACCTGCCGGACGATGCTGCCCGTAACTTCGTGCGCTACACAGTGAACATCGTTCCCGAGCAGGCCGATCATCCTCTCGTTCGAGGACTGGCCGACTTCGAGCTGACCACCGAGCAGTACTGGGTGCTGTCGGACGACTACAACGACGTCCTCGCGACGACGACGCTCGCCGCACGCGACTACGACCCCTGGAACCGTCCGGTCACGTGCCCTGCGGTGTGGACGCGGCAGTGGGGGGAGGGCCTCATCGTCGTCGTGACACCGGGCCATCAGCTGGACATCGTCGAAGACGCCAACGTGCGAACGATCATCGAGCGGGGGATGCTGTGGGCTGCACGCTGA
- a CDS encoding Gfo/Idh/MocA family oxidoreductase gives MRVGVVGVGAISSQYLDTLERLDVLHLAAIADLDPARAAAAAAARGVRACTVDELMHADDVDLVLNLTIPAAHAEVALRAIQAGKSVYGEKPLATTLADAREVLDAAAVAGVAVGCAPDTVLGTGIQTARKAIDDGLVGAPIAATAVMVVPGHERWHPNPDFYYQPGGGPLLDMGPYYITALVHLLGPVESVIGMSGHTRTTRTIGSGPRAGEIIAVEIDTHVTGALRHASGAISTLVMSFDAVGTRSASIEVHGDRASMSVPDPNKFIGAVTVRPLGETEWSELDPTAGYIDASRGIGIADLVASSGEPRATGEVAFHVLEVMLGVLEAARSGRTVVIASRCDIAAAVPLTESSGA, from the coding sequence GTGCGCGTGGGCGTGGTCGGCGTCGGCGCGATCTCCTCGCAATACCTCGACACGCTCGAGCGGCTCGACGTCCTGCACCTGGCCGCCATCGCGGATCTCGATCCCGCGCGCGCGGCGGCGGCCGCGGCCGCGCGGGGAGTCCGTGCCTGCACCGTGGATGAGCTGATGCACGCCGATGATGTCGACCTCGTTCTGAACCTCACCATCCCGGCCGCGCACGCCGAGGTCGCGCTCCGAGCAATACAGGCGGGCAAGTCTGTCTATGGCGAGAAGCCGCTCGCCACCACTCTGGCCGATGCACGAGAGGTGCTGGATGCGGCGGCCGTGGCGGGAGTCGCCGTCGGTTGCGCGCCCGACACAGTGCTCGGCACCGGCATCCAGACCGCTCGAAAGGCGATCGACGATGGGCTGGTGGGCGCCCCGATCGCCGCGACCGCGGTGATGGTGGTGCCCGGCCATGAACGCTGGCACCCCAACCCCGACTTCTACTACCAGCCGGGCGGCGGGCCGCTCCTGGACATGGGGCCGTATTACATCACCGCACTCGTGCACTTGCTCGGACCTGTGGAGTCTGTCATCGGGATGTCGGGGCACACGCGCACCACCCGGACGATCGGTTCCGGGCCGCGTGCGGGGGAGATCATCGCGGTCGAGATCGACACCCACGTCACAGGCGCTTTGCGCCATGCCTCGGGCGCGATCTCGACGCTGGTGATGAGCTTCGACGCGGTGGGTACGCGGTCGGCCAGCATCGAGGTGCACGGGGATCGGGCGTCGATGAGCGTGCCCGATCCCAACAAGTTCATCGGGGCGGTGACGGTTCGCCCCCTGGGTGAGACCGAGTGGAGCGAGCTGGATCCGACCGCCGGCTACATCGACGCGTCTCGCGGCATCGGCATCGCCGACCTCGTGGCGAGCAGCGGCGAGCCACGCGCTACCGGCGAGGTCGCCTTCCATGTCCTGGAGGTGATGCTCGGCGTCCTCGAGGCGGCCCGGTCGGGTCGCACCGTCGTCATCGCGAGTCGGTGCGACATTGCGGCAGCGGTCCCGCTCACCGAAAGTTCGGGGGCCTGA